Proteins from a single region of Gimesia sp.:
- the cobA gene encoding uroporphyrinogen-III C-methyltransferase, with the protein MAGGKVYLVGAGPGDPGLITLKGIECLQKADLILYDGLVNPLILQHVSSEVERTCRVSEGCKNRRVLQQDEINQRLISAALEGKTVVRLKGGDPFIFGRGSEEAAALRNAGIEFEVVPGITAATAAAGYAGISVTHRAHASAVALITGHEDPTKPDSSLDYDVLAKFPGTLVFYMGLHKLERIVESLMQVGKAEETPAAVISRGTTPFQKTVQSTLSQLPEQVRQAGLVAPSLIVIGDCVSLRDQIAWFEQKPLFGLRIGITRAEEQSEPEIKRALELGAQPVLLPTIEIGPPADWEPVDAAIAGLDEYQWLVFTSANGVHYFLNRLWETGYDARKLARLKIATIGPSTAEALQQFHLRADLIPDQYRAEALAAALKPLVQGQKILWAGANRGREVLQTELAEVSATVDKIVVYENHDVASWEIESLELLESGEIDWIGLSSPSIARNFSRLLTDNIRQHLGSRTRLVSISPVTTQAAKDVGLQIDAEAEEYLWDGIFAAIQKHVSR; encoded by the coding sequence ATGGCAGGGGGGAAAGTTTATTTAGTGGGCGCCGGTCCGGGCGACCCTGGGTTGATTACCCTCAAGGGGATAGAGTGCCTGCAAAAGGCAGACCTGATTCTGTATGACGGATTAGTGAATCCCCTGATCCTGCAGCATGTTTCCTCGGAAGTTGAAAGAACCTGTCGCGTCTCGGAAGGTTGTAAAAACCGACGCGTACTGCAGCAGGACGAAATCAACCAGCGTCTGATTTCCGCTGCCCTGGAAGGAAAGACCGTCGTTCGCCTCAAAGGGGGAGATCCCTTTATATTCGGTCGCGGCAGTGAAGAAGCCGCTGCTTTGCGGAATGCGGGCATCGAATTTGAGGTCGTACCAGGAATTACAGCAGCAACCGCTGCCGCCGGCTACGCCGGGATCTCGGTGACCCATCGGGCACATGCATCTGCGGTCGCACTGATCACCGGTCATGAAGACCCCACCAAGCCAGATTCTTCACTGGACTATGACGTCCTGGCAAAATTCCCCGGAACGCTGGTGTTCTACATGGGGCTGCATAAGTTGGAGCGGATTGTCGAATCTCTGATGCAGGTCGGAAAAGCAGAGGAGACGCCTGCTGCGGTTATCAGTCGTGGGACGACTCCCTTTCAGAAAACCGTTCAAAGTACACTTTCGCAACTTCCCGAACAGGTCAGACAGGCAGGCCTGGTGGCCCCCTCACTGATCGTCATCGGCGATTGTGTTTCCCTGCGCGATCAGATTGCCTGGTTCGAACAAAAACCCTTATTCGGTCTGCGGATTGGAATTACCCGTGCTGAAGAACAGTCAGAGCCAGAAATCAAACGGGCTCTGGAACTGGGGGCGCAACCGGTACTGTTACCGACCATCGAAATCGGTCCTCCCGCGGACTGGGAACCAGTGGATGCCGCCATCGCGGGTTTAGATGAATATCAATGGCTGGTCTTTACCAGCGCGAACGGAGTTCACTATTTTCTGAACCGCTTGTGGGAAACAGGCTATGATGCGCGGAAACTAGCCCGGCTCAAGATCGCGACCATCGGTCCCTCGACTGCGGAGGCGCTGCAGCAGTTTCATTTGCGGGCGGATCTGATTCCCGATCAGTACCGGGCCGAAGCATTGGCCGCGGCCCTGAAGCCACTGGTCCAAGGTCAGAAGATTCTTTGGGCGGGAGCCAACCGGGGCCGTGAAGTCTTGCAGACAGAGCTAGCAGAAGTTTCCGCGACGGTCGATAAGATTGTGGTTTACGAAAATCACGATGTCGCCAGCTGGGAAATTGAGAGCCTGGAACTGCTGGAATCAGGAGAGATCGACTGGATTGGACTCAGCAGCCCTTCGATTGCCCGTAATTTCAGTCGGCTGTTGACTGATAATATCCGTCAGCATCTGGGAAGTAGAACCCGTCTGGTCAGTATCAGCCCCGTGACAACTCAGGCTGCGAAAGACGTCGGTTTGCAGATTGATGCAGAAGCGGAAGAGTATCTCTGGGACGGGATCTTTGCTGCGATTCAAAAGCACGTTTCCCGTTGA
- a CDS encoding DUF1207 domain-containing protein has product MLSFCAAQTELQAQQPNSQRPFLAPSPHAIQQRQPPSHPTQAQAFLEKQYASPAGNPIQLGAPLHESSPVRSADWNRGIADRLPPLYAQDSVSSRKSVTQIRQVQATDTLYGPDLLAEDPEFSTLETIPEPAGSYTDSIEQLCQENCWGWTVLPTDLLYTSYLAGPKEPRMAMAVLHEKDIGWQLELEAGARVGILRYGSLNDDVLEGWQLDVEGAGPPRLNLEEEFDVEATDYRVGVPLTWRRGAYQAKLAYYHTSSHAGDEYMVRNPSFQRINYVRDAFVLGGGYFPDPDLRLYAELGYAFNVDGGAQPWELQFGAEFSPVEHNGFQGAPFWAVNAYLREEVNWGGNVSMMVGWQWRGDRNNHLFRVGLQYIDGKTIQYQFYNNSEQFFGFGTWYDF; this is encoded by the coding sequence GTGCTGTCTTTCTGCGCTGCTCAAACGGAGTTGCAGGCACAGCAGCCAAACAGTCAAAGGCCCTTTCTGGCTCCTTCACCGCATGCCATTCAGCAGAGACAGCCCCCTTCGCATCCCACACAGGCTCAAGCGTTTCTGGAAAAACAATATGCATCACCGGCTGGTAACCCGATACAGTTAGGTGCTCCGCTACATGAGTCCTCGCCGGTCCGGTCCGCAGACTGGAACCGGGGAATTGCAGATCGCTTGCCTCCACTTTATGCCCAGGACAGTGTCAGTTCGCGTAAAAGCGTGACCCAGATTCGACAGGTTCAGGCGACGGATACTCTTTACGGTCCCGACCTGCTGGCGGAAGATCCAGAATTTTCCACCCTGGAGACCATCCCAGAGCCAGCTGGCAGTTACACGGACTCGATTGAACAACTCTGTCAGGAAAACTGCTGGGGCTGGACCGTCCTGCCGACAGACCTGCTGTATACTTCGTATCTGGCGGGGCCCAAAGAACCTCGAATGGCCATGGCCGTGCTGCATGAAAAAGACATCGGCTGGCAGCTGGAACTGGAAGCAGGGGCCCGCGTCGGGATTCTGCGTTATGGTTCATTAAACGATGATGTGCTGGAAGGTTGGCAGCTGGATGTAGAAGGCGCAGGCCCTCCCCGTCTGAATCTGGAAGAAGAATTTGATGTTGAAGCGACCGATTATCGCGTTGGGGTCCCTTTGACCTGGAGACGTGGTGCCTATCAGGCAAAGCTCGCCTATTATCATACCAGTTCGCATGCCGGCGATGAATACATGGTGCGCAACCCCAGCTTTCAGCGCATCAATTACGTACGTGATGCGTTTGTGTTGGGGGGCGGTTATTTCCCGGATCCCGATTTACGTTTGTATGCCGAACTTGGATACGCCTTTAACGTCGATGGTGGGGCACAGCCCTGGGAACTGCAGTTTGGTGCTGAGTTCAGTCCTGTCGAACACAATGGCTTTCAGGGAGCCCCCTTCTGGGCTGTGAACGCATATCTGCGCGAGGAAGTCAACTGGGGTGGTAACGTCAGTATGATGGTCGGCTGGCAGTGGCGTGGTGACCGGAACAATCACCTGTTCCGCGTTGGTCTGCAGTATATCGACGGAAAAACCATCCAGTATCAGTTCTATAATAACTCCGAACAGTTCTTTGGATTTGGTACCTGGTACGATTTCTAA
- a CDS encoding ABC-2 family transporter protein, giving the protein MASNSRPQYGRVWITFLRNSLIREMTFRGNLIITIVTRGFWFAAQLILFDIIYRNVNSINDWTREEYFAFMATGMLINAIVETFFMPNCANFSELIRNGNLDFVLLKPIDTQFLVSFEKVNLAMLNQIVLAGALLLYALAHTTQLEPALSVLQYQIQAGQWSWLLHLCLLGTGQILMYCLLLMIGVAFFYSLMIALASSSIWFGRNQGLYDFWFYITVFARYPRSIYSGSPTGEILQFAFSYVIPILLVVTIPARQLLSKALEPSWITLVSISITLVLLFVSRWIFKWSLNSYRSASS; this is encoded by the coding sequence ATGGCCAGCAACTCCCGCCCTCAATATGGGCGTGTCTGGATTACTTTTCTGCGTAACTCACTGATTCGTGAAATGACCTTTCGTGGTAACCTGATAATCACGATTGTCACCCGTGGATTCTGGTTCGCAGCGCAGTTGATTCTGTTCGATATCATTTACCGCAACGTCAATTCCATTAATGACTGGACACGCGAAGAATATTTCGCGTTCATGGCGACCGGGATGTTGATCAATGCGATCGTGGAAACATTTTTCATGCCCAACTGCGCCAACTTCAGCGAATTGATCAGGAATGGAAATCTGGACTTCGTCCTGCTTAAGCCCATCGATACGCAGTTCCTGGTTTCATTTGAAAAAGTTAATCTGGCAATGTTAAATCAGATTGTGCTCGCGGGAGCCCTGCTGCTCTACGCGCTGGCACATACGACGCAACTCGAACCGGCGCTGTCAGTACTGCAGTATCAGATTCAGGCGGGACAATGGAGCTGGCTGCTCCACCTCTGTCTGCTGGGCACGGGACAGATCCTGATGTATTGTCTGCTGCTGATGATTGGTGTCGCCTTTTTCTACAGCCTGATGATTGCGCTGGCCAGCAGCAGTATCTGGTTCGGGCGGAATCAGGGCCTGTATGACTTCTGGTTTTATATTACCGTGTTTGCCCGTTATCCACGCAGTATTTATAGTGGCTCTCCCACTGGAGAGATCCTGCAGTTCGCCTTTTCGTATGTAATCCCGATCCTGCTGGTCGTTACAATCCCAGCTCGTCAATTACTTTCTAAAGCGCTTGAGCCATCTTGGATTACACTGGTCTCTATTTCAATTACCCTGGTGCTGCTGTTTGTTTCGCGTTGGATTTTCAAATGGTCTCTGAACAGTTATCGCAGTGCCAGCAGTTGA
- the trkA gene encoding Trk system potassium transporter TrkA codes for MNIVIMGAGTVGTFVADTLCAEQHNVTIIDQSRRALEQIEERVDVQTICGSACDSAILFQAGVLGADLCLAVTSQDEVNMVGASLAKAMGSRRCVARVFNHAYLNLSTFDYQRHFNIDRLLSLEHLTALELAKQIGEPGLFAVENFARGEVVIQVLDVQPGVKADGVLLRNLKLPSGVRVGLISDGNSTSIAGADNVIEAGQIVTLIGTQENIDKVHRMFQHKRALKFRVIIAGGGNIGFNLARILQKKEYSVTILETDPQRCEFLSRHLSSTTVLHADATRRTEMEEARVGKADVFVAATGRDEDNIVCGVEAKELGADRIMSIVRRPDYANVLEKLGIDVAVSPREVITRQIMGMVHSGPVISHSEIGGGNSLILEVEVRKNSPITQAKLKDIKLKQALIAAVVKEDCVRVPGADDQIQSGDTVILLCEKDNLNEILPLFKTVKQ; via the coding sequence ATGAATATTGTCATCATGGGTGCGGGAACTGTGGGCACATTTGTCGCTGACACGCTCTGCGCCGAACAACATAACGTCACCATCATTGACCAGTCGCGCCGTGCCCTGGAACAGATTGAAGAACGGGTCGACGTGCAGACCATCTGTGGCTCTGCCTGTGATTCCGCCATCCTCTTTCAGGCAGGTGTCCTGGGAGCAGACCTGTGTCTGGCGGTAACCAGCCAGGACGAAGTCAACATGGTTGGCGCCAGCCTTGCCAAAGCCATGGGTTCCCGACGTTGTGTCGCCCGGGTGTTCAATCACGCCTATCTGAATCTGAGCACCTTCGACTACCAGCGGCATTTCAACATCGACCGACTGCTCAGTCTGGAACATCTGACGGCCCTTGAACTCGCAAAGCAGATCGGAGAGCCGGGCCTGTTTGCGGTGGAGAACTTTGCCCGCGGCGAAGTTGTGATTCAGGTGCTCGACGTACAGCCCGGGGTCAAAGCGGACGGTGTGTTGCTCCGGAATCTTAAGCTGCCCAGCGGTGTACGCGTAGGCCTGATTTCGGACGGCAACAGTACGTCTATCGCTGGTGCAGATAATGTGATTGAAGCCGGGCAGATTGTGACGTTGATCGGCACCCAGGAGAACATCGATAAAGTACATCGCATGTTCCAGCACAAGCGGGCCTTGAAGTTCCGCGTCATTATCGCCGGCGGTGGAAATATCGGTTTCAACCTGGCGCGTATTCTGCAGAAGAAAGAATACTCGGTAACAATTCTCGAAACCGATCCGCAACGTTGTGAATTTCTCTCCCGACACCTGAGTTCCACAACCGTTCTGCACGCGGACGCAACCCGCCGCACGGAAATGGAAGAGGCTCGAGTCGGAAAGGCTGATGTTTTCGTCGCCGCGACCGGACGGGATGAGGATAACATCGTGTGTGGTGTGGAGGCCAAAGAGCTGGGAGCAGACCGCATCATGAGTATTGTGCGTCGGCCCGATTATGCCAACGTGCTGGAAAAACTGGGGATCGATGTCGCCGTCAGTCCCCGGGAAGTCATTACCCGTCAGATCATGGGAATGGTTCATTCCGGACCTGTGATCAGTCACTCAGAAATTGGCGGGGGCAACTCGCTGATCCTGGAAGTCGAGGTTCGAAAGAATTCTCCCATTACCCAGGCCAAGCTGAAGGATATCAAATTGAAGCAGGCACTGATTGCTGCGGTCGTGAAAGAGGACTGTGTCCGTGTACCCGGTGCCGATGATCAGATACAGTCGGGCGATACCGTAATTCTGTTGTGTGAGAAAGACAATCTGAACGAAATCCTGCCGCTGTTTAAAACGGTCAAACAGTAG
- a CDS encoding PilZ domain-containing protein — protein sequence MIDRRSSNNRRSGDERRNYERLEAGIEVRLLRSGSGSGHEPLEGTVSDVSVDGLRMLLDVALTIEETLLVQVHSAGEHLFNSTARVVWQNQNGSGKYVTGCELCVFLTNKQFKTLKEFIGNQITPVSLSHDRRG from the coding sequence ATGATCGATCGTAGAAGTTCCAATAACCGGCGTTCCGGAGATGAACGTCGTAATTATGAGAGACTGGAAGCAGGCATCGAAGTCCGCCTGCTGAGATCCGGCAGCGGTTCAGGTCATGAACCTTTAGAGGGAACTGTAAGTGATGTTTCCGTTGACGGTCTGCGCATGCTGCTGGACGTGGCTTTGACCATCGAAGAGACACTGCTGGTACAGGTCCATAGTGCAGGCGAGCATCTATTTAACTCGACCGCTCGAGTCGTCTGGCAGAACCAGAATGGTTCCGGAAAATACGTCACAGGCTGTGAGCTGTGTGTGTTTCTGACCAACAAACAGTTTAAAACTCTCAAAGAGTTCATCGGTAACCAAATCACTCCTGTCTCACTGTCGCATGATCGACGTGGCTGA
- a CDS encoding SDR family oxidoreductase, translating to MTDRLFNKVAVITGASSGIGRSIAEHFLNEGAKVVVFARRSELLEELEARYPARTLVIDGDVTSDEDLLRLSEGTKRRFGRVDILVPNAGLARVIPIEDSSRSAIDETFNVNFHGALQTVRTFLPDLSEGASILFISTFLTQVGFPGLAAYSASKAAVKSLAQTLAAELGPRGIRVNSIAPGPIKTPIWSQVGLNEEQLAGVATQISQRLISGSFGKPEDIAETAVFLVSDAARFIVGQEIVVDGGYTIG from the coding sequence ATGACCGATCGTCTGTTTAATAAGGTTGCCGTTATCACAGGCGCAAGCAGTGGCATTGGACGCTCCATTGCAGAGCATTTTCTGAATGAAGGGGCCAAGGTCGTTGTGTTCGCCCGCCGGAGCGAATTGCTGGAAGAACTGGAAGCCCGCTATCCGGCACGAACGCTGGTTATCGACGGGGATGTGACCAGTGACGAGGATCTGCTGCGACTCTCCGAGGGAACCAAGCGCCGCTTCGGGCGGGTCGATATTCTGGTGCCCAACGCAGGGCTGGCACGGGTGATCCCGATTGAAGACTCCTCGCGTTCAGCAATCGACGAAACCTTTAATGTGAATTTTCATGGTGCCCTGCAGACCGTGCGCACTTTCCTGCCGGATTTGAGCGAAGGCGCTTCGATTCTGTTTATCTCCACTTTTCTCACTCAGGTCGGCTTTCCAGGGCTGGCTGCCTACTCGGCGTCGAAGGCTGCGGTAAAATCTCTGGCACAGACCCTGGCTGCGGAACTGGGCCCGCGCGGCATTCGCGTCAATTCAATCGCGCCGGGGCCGATCAAGACTCCCATCTGGAGTCAGGTCGGTCTGAATGAGGAACAGCTGGCGGGAGTCGCGACGCAGATCAGTCAGCGCTTAATATCCGGTAGTTTCGGGAAGCCGGAAGACATCGCAGAAACAGCCGTGTTTCTGGTTTCCGATGCAGCGCGCTTTATTGTCGGGCAGGAAATCGTAGTCGATGGTGGCTATACGATTGGTTGA
- a CDS encoding DUF1549 and DUF1553 domain-containing protein, whose amino-acid sequence MSKQEVQLAELSLLMEALCEERLTAEEQQRLEEIVLSNPDAMQYYLNYAHLHGTLYWDQALGSDAEMAVASPVTDAELPVLKQPHDQVRRRSLSRAGLAATAVLGLVVVVWYVFRGPSTEPQLADNQQTPSELTPGPEETLVTEDGTRRSPRFDSSQHPMLRLRQDGTVTQLTDQPLVAAKPKALPPVEKLPADASDEAIVTFINHRIQDGWQAANITPSPAATDAEWVRRVYLDVIGRIPTPEEAENFLKSKQPDKHQQLVQKLLENPSYVTNWSTIWTRLLIGRSTSRGINRRALQDFLVQSFDDNRPWNDIVFDLVAAEGDADSNGATNFLLAHLNNQAVPATAITTRLFLGTQIQCTQCHNHPFNDATQSQFWEINSFFKQTKIVRKKRTDKKGEKDQTQLALVSLRDGGTTFYETRQGLMQPAYPKFAGVKIPEGPNVNRRQELAKLMTSGKTDQLARAMVNRMWAHFFAYGFTRPIDDMGYHNSPTHPELLDELARQFADSNYNIKQLIQWICLSDAYRLSSQFTADNASDDPDDGSTPNFSRMYVKQMTVEQLYDSLLVTTNPAEIVTDYQSAWKKMQKRDQWLQQFVYTHQNEENDETTTFDGTITQALLMMNGPLVQNSLDYNRKDTILASAIKERSPDARIKKLSLAALTRYPTSRELTELKRLVKERTRYLTSRNVPPQIAVQQSYQDVYWAYLNSNEFILIH is encoded by the coding sequence ATGAGTAAGCAGGAAGTACAATTAGCTGAGCTTTCTTTGCTTATGGAAGCATTGTGCGAGGAGCGTCTGACTGCTGAAGAGCAGCAGAGGCTGGAAGAGATCGTTCTCTCCAATCCGGACGCGATGCAGTACTACCTGAATTATGCGCACCTGCATGGAACACTGTACTGGGATCAGGCACTAGGCTCCGACGCTGAGATGGCCGTTGCATCCCCTGTTACTGACGCAGAGCTGCCGGTGCTGAAGCAGCCTCATGATCAGGTTCGTCGTAGATCGCTGTCCCGGGCCGGGCTGGCAGCGACTGCAGTTCTGGGGCTGGTGGTTGTGGTCTGGTATGTATTTCGAGGACCCTCCACCGAACCTCAACTGGCTGACAACCAGCAAACCCCGTCTGAATTGACACCAGGGCCTGAGGAAACGCTGGTCACTGAAGATGGTACACGGCGGTCTCCCCGGTTCGATTCTTCACAGCATCCCATGCTGCGACTGCGTCAGGATGGAACCGTCACTCAGCTTACAGACCAGCCTCTGGTGGCAGCCAAGCCGAAAGCATTACCACCGGTAGAGAAGCTCCCTGCGGATGCGTCTGATGAAGCGATCGTTACTTTTATCAACCATCGGATTCAGGATGGCTGGCAGGCTGCGAATATTACACCTTCTCCTGCTGCCACTGACGCGGAGTGGGTCCGTCGGGTCTACCTCGATGTGATTGGTCGCATTCCAACACCTGAAGAGGCCGAAAACTTCCTGAAGTCCAAACAGCCTGACAAACACCAGCAACTGGTTCAGAAGCTACTGGAAAATCCCTCTTACGTAACGAACTGGTCGACGATCTGGACCCGTCTGTTAATTGGTCGGTCCACTTCGCGCGGAATTAACCGCCGTGCATTACAGGATTTCCTGGTACAGAGCTTTGATGATAACCGTCCCTGGAATGATATCGTATTCGATCTGGTGGCTGCTGAAGGTGACGCCGATAGCAACGGCGCCACAAACTTTCTGCTGGCTCATTTGAACAACCAGGCTGTTCCAGCGACCGCAATCACAACCCGTCTGTTCCTGGGAACGCAGATTCAATGCACGCAGTGCCATAATCATCCCTTCAATGATGCCACCCAGAGTCAGTTCTGGGAAATCAACAGTTTTTTCAAGCAGACGAAGATCGTACGCAAAAAACGGACTGACAAAAAAGGGGAAAAGGATCAGACTCAACTGGCTTTGGTCTCCCTGCGTGATGGCGGTACGACGTTTTACGAAACCCGACAGGGATTGATGCAGCCCGCTTATCCTAAATTTGCCGGTGTGAAAATTCCCGAAGGTCCGAATGTAAATCGTCGTCAGGAGCTGGCGAAGCTCATGACCTCCGGCAAAACCGATCAACTGGCGCGGGCGATGGTCAACCGGATGTGGGCTCACTTTTTCGCTTACGGTTTCACTCGACCGATCGACGATATGGGCTACCACAATTCACCCACACATCCCGAACTGCTGGACGAACTGGCCCGGCAGTTTGCTGATAGTAACTATAACATCAAACAGCTGATTCAGTGGATCTGCCTGTCAGACGCCTATCGACTCAGCAGTCAGTTTACTGCCGATAACGCATCCGACGATCCGGATGACGGCAGCACTCCCAATTTCAGCCGGATGTATGTAAAGCAGATGACGGTAGAGCAGCTTTATGATTCACTGCTGGTAACAACCAATCCGGCGGAGATCGTTACTGACTATCAGTCGGCCTGGAAGAAGATGCAGAAACGCGATCAATGGCTGCAGCAGTTTGTCTACACTCATCAGAATGAAGAGAATGACGAAACGACCACCTTCGACGGTACCATCACCCAGGCTCTGCTGATGATGAATGGTCCCCTGGTACAGAATAGCCTGGATTATAATCGGAAAGATACCATCCTGGCCTCGGCAATCAAAGAACGCTCGCCTGATGCCCGCATCAAGAAACTGAGTCTGGCTGCGCTGACGCGTTATCCCACATCCAGAGAACTGACCGAACTCAAACGGCTGGTCAAGGAGCGGACCCGGTATCTGACCTCCCGCAACGTGCCTCCCCAGATCGCAGTTCAGCAGAGCTACCAGGATGTCTACTGGGCCTACCTCAACTCCAATGAGTTCATTCTCATCCACTAA
- a CDS encoding sigma-70 family RNA polymerase sigma factor — protein sequence MTSSTDLPAFPDTSSEESREFISLFTRHQRRIYLYILSMIPHPLEAEEILQNTNLVIWKKADQFEVGTNFFAWACQIAHYEILKYRKKRGRDKHQFSDEFVSQVAEAVKENQDLFELRRNALTFCLAKLRKKDRELIQRRYQGSNQGKELADDLGRPVNSVYQSLGRVRRTLFECINRYIAAESYSHE from the coding sequence TTGACCAGTTCGACCGATCTACCTGCTTTTCCAGATACGTCATCGGAAGAGAGTCGGGAATTCATTTCGCTGTTTACCAGGCATCAGCGACGTATCTACCTCTACATTCTCTCGATGATTCCACATCCACTGGAAGCGGAAGAGATTCTGCAGAATACGAATCTGGTTATCTGGAAGAAGGCAGATCAGTTTGAGGTCGGAACCAATTTTTTTGCCTGGGCCTGCCAGATCGCACATTATGAAATTCTGAAATATCGGAAAAAGCGTGGTCGCGACAAGCACCAGTTCAGTGATGAGTTTGTCTCACAGGTGGCAGAAGCCGTCAAAGAGAACCAGGACCTGTTCGAACTACGGCGGAATGCCCTGACATTCTGCCTCGCGAAATTACGTAAAAAAGACCGTGAACTGATTCAAAGACGTTATCAGGGAAGTAATCAGGGAAAAGAGTTGGCTGACGATCTGGGACGCCCTGTGAATTCGGTTTATCAGTCACTGGGCCGGGTTCGTCGCACATTATTTGAATGCATTAACCGTTACATTGCAGCTGAGTCGTATAGTCATGAGTAA
- a CDS encoding DUF1501 domain-containing protein — MTIMNPYGMSRRHFMKHVAGAATAIPTMNFLSHLEANAAQVTKQQKACILIWMPGGPPTIDIWDLKPGSKNGGEFKPISTKGDMQISEHMPKTAQVMDNLSLIRSMSTREADHARGTYYMHSAYVPNPTVVHPTFGSVVSYELGSRRKELDIPSFISVGGSRGSAGFLGMAHSPFVVSSNGTIQNADINMAEKQRLGQRLDMLQVLESGFIKSKRGESANSHKDIYKKAVNLMTSSQMEAFKVDQEPAAVKDAYGTGNFGQGLLLARRLVQVGVPFVEVSASVGSWDLHQGVFDSLKNQNLPQLDKGISALVTDLKQRGMLDDVTIVCMGEFGRTPRINQNVGRDHWAASWTAMVGGGGLKNGQAIGKTDSDGIGIEGKSYLPGDLWATVAHSLGIPLDIVHTSKRGRPMKLANGGTPIKELIG, encoded by the coding sequence ATGACTATTATGAACCCTTACGGAATGTCGCGTCGGCACTTCATGAAGCACGTCGCAGGCGCAGCGACCGCGATTCCGACCATGAACTTCCTGTCACATCTGGAAGCCAATGCTGCTCAGGTTACGAAGCAGCAGAAAGCCTGTATCCTGATCTGGATGCCGGGTGGACCACCAACGATAGACATCTGGGACCTGAAACCAGGTTCCAAGAACGGCGGTGAATTCAAGCCGATCAGCACCAAAGGTGATATGCAGATTTCTGAGCATATGCCCAAGACCGCCCAGGTCATGGACAACCTGTCTCTGATTCGCTCCATGAGTACTCGTGAAGCCGACCATGCCCGTGGTACCTACTACATGCACTCTGCATACGTACCTAACCCCACCGTGGTACACCCGACCTTCGGTTCGGTGGTCAGCTACGAACTCGGTTCACGTCGTAAAGAACTGGATATCCCCTCGTTCATTTCCGTCGGGGGCAGCCGGGGTAGTGCCGGCTTCCTGGGAATGGCTCACTCGCCATTCGTAGTGTCCAGCAATGGAACTATTCAGAACGCTGATATCAACATGGCTGAAAAACAGCGTCTGGGTCAGCGGCTGGATATGCTCCAGGTTCTGGAGTCCGGATTCATTAAATCCAAGCGTGGTGAGTCCGCCAACTCTCACAAGGACATCTACAAGAAAGCCGTCAACCTGATGACTTCCAGCCAGATGGAAGCCTTCAAAGTTGATCAGGAACCAGCTGCTGTCAAAGACGCCTACGGTACCGGCAACTTCGGACAGGGACTGCTGCTGGCCCGTCGTCTGGTCCAGGTTGGTGTGCCTTTCGTTGAAGTCTCCGCTTCGGTTGGCAGCTGGGACCTGCATCAGGGCGTATTTGATTCACTTAAGAATCAGAACCTGCCTCAGCTGGATAAAGGGATCTCTGCTCTGGTGACTGACCTGAAACAGCGCGGCATGCTGGATGATGTGACCATCGTCTGTATGGGTGAGTTTGGTCGTACACCGCGGATCAACCAGAACGTCGGTCGTGACCACTGGGCCGCCAGCTGGACCGCCATGGTCGGTGGTGGCGGACTGAAGAACGGTCAGGCCATCGGTAAGACCGACAGCGATGGTATCGGCATCGAAGGCAAGAGCTACCTGCCCGGCGATCTGTGGGCAACTGTAGCTCACTCTCTGGGTATTCCGCTGGATATCGTACATACCTCAAAACGAGGTCGTCCGATGAAGCTGGCCAATGGTGGAACTCCGATTAAAGAACTGATCGGTTAG